From Sinorhizobium fredii:
CGAAGAAGCCAAGACCGCGGTCACGGAGCTCGAAGTCGTGGAGGGCATGCAGTTCGACCGCGGTTACCTCTCGCCCTATTTCGTGACCAATCCCGAAAAGATGCGCGTCGAGCTGGAGGAGCCCTATGTGCTCATCCACGAGAAGAAGCTGTCCAATCTGCAGGCGCTGCTTCCGGTTCTCGAATCTGTCGTTCAATCCGGCAAACCGCTGCTGATTATCGCCGAGGACGTCGAGGGTGAAGCGCTCGCCACGCTCGTCGTCAACAAGCTGCGTGGCGGCCTGAAGGTCGCTGCAGTGAAAGCGCCTGGTTTTGGCGACCGCCGCAAGGCCATGCTCGAGGACATCGCCATTCTGACCGGCGGTACTGCGATCTCCGAGGATCTCGGCATCAAGCTCGAGAACGTCACGCTCGAAATGCTCGGCCGCGCCAAGAAGGTGGTTGTCGAGAAGGAAAACACGACCATCGTCGACGGCGCTGGTTCGAAGACGGAGATCCAGGGTCGCGTCGCCCAGATCAAGGCGCAGATCGAGGAGACCACCTCGGACTATGATCGCGAGAAGCTGCAGGAGCGTCTCGCCAAGCTCGCCGGCGGTGTTGCCGTGATCCGCGTGGGGGGCTCGACCGAGGTCGAAGTCAAGGAACGCAAGGACCGCGTCGATGACGCAATGCATGCAACGCGGGCGGCTGTCGAGGAGGGCGTGCTGCCCGGCGGTGGCGTCGCTTTGCTGCGAGCCGTCAAGGCCCTGGACGGCGTTCAGACCGAGAACGCCGATCAGAGGCATGGCATCGAGATCGTGCGCCGTGCGATCGAAGCGCCGGTGCGCCAGATCGCCGAGAACGCGGGTGCCGAAGGCTCGATCATCGTCGGCAAGCTGCGCGAGAAATCCGAATTTGGCTATGGCTGGAACGCCCAGACCAACGAGTTCGGTGACCTTTACGAGCAGGGTGTGATCGATCCGGTCAAAGTCGTTCGAACCGCGCTGCAGGACGCCGCTTCGGTCGCCGGGCTGCTGATTACCACCGAGGCAATGGTCGCCGAGAAGCCGAAGAAGGAGGCGCCGGTTCCGCCGATGCCGCCTGGAGGTATGGACTTCTGACGGAAGCGATGGGTTCGCGCCTCAGGGGCGCGGACCCATCGAACCATGGCTTGCCCCTCGATGGGTGAAGCGTTCGAACATCGGTTTGCAGCAGGGCGGCAGGAGCCCGAGATCGGCTCCAAGGAGGCCGGACCCGAGGCCCGTCAGCCCGCTCCGAAGGAGGATCTAACAAAATCGGGGCCAAAAATGACCACGCGTTCGTCGAAATTTGTTGGCGTATTCGCCGCACTCGTTCTCGTTATGGTTTCTGGGCCGCTGCCGGCGGCGCAGCCGCAGGCCGCCCTTTCATCAAGCACTCAACGGTCGCTCGCTGACGTCCTGGAAGAGATCACGCCGGCGGTCGTCAACATTGCTGTGAGGTCTCGCACACCTGCCGAAACCAACCCTCTGTATAATGATCCGTTTTTCCGCCGCTATTTCAACCTGCCTGAGCAGCAGCAGCGGCTGAGCGCCGGTTCCGGCGTCATCGTTGACGCCGAAAATGGCTATATCCTCACCAACCACCACGTCGTCGCCGACGCCGGCGAGATTGCGGTGACGCTGAAGGACCGCCGTCGCTTCACCGCTGAACTGGTGGGCAGCGATCAGGCAACCGATATTGCTTTGCTGAAGATCGAGGCTGAAAAGCTGACGGCGCTGCCCTTGGGCGATTCCAATTCTCTCCGGGTCGGCGACTCCGTTGTCGCGATCGGCAACCCGTTCGGACTGGGTCAGACCGTGACCTCCGGCATTGTCAGCGCCCTTGGGCGTGGCGGCATCAATGTCGAGGGCTACGAGGATTTCATTCAGACCGACGCTTCGATCAATCCCGGCAATTCGGGAGGAGCACTGGTGACGGCCGATGGCCGGCTGGTCGGCGTCAACACCGCCATCATCGCGCCGGCCGGCGGCAACGTCGGTATCGGCTTTGCGGTTCCGATCGCGATGGCCTCCGCCGTGATGCAGCAACTGATCGAGCACGGCGAAGTGCGGCGCGGCCGGATCGGCATTTCCATTCAGGACCTGACGCCGGACCTGGCCGAAGCGCTCAAAATCGAGGAGACGTCCGGCGCCGTCGTCGGAAGCATTGAGCAGAATTCGCCGGCAGCGCGTGCCGGTCTTCAGGCTGGCGATGTCATCATCGCCGTCAACAATCGCAAAATCACCGGCTCGGCAGATCTCCGCAATCGGATCGGTTTGGCTCAGGTCGGATCACAGGTCGAGATCGAATATCTGCGCGATCGGGCTCGCAAAAAGGTGACAATGCGCATTGAGCCGGCCGAGGCAAATGCTGAGGCCGATGCAACGCCCGCTCCCCTGCAGGGCGCGCAGTTCGAGGATGCGGCTGGTAATGTGGTTGTCTCCAGCATTGAAGGAGGAAGCGCAGCGGCGCGATCGGGTTTGCGCGCCGGCGACGTGATCGTTGCCGTTAATCGAAAGCCCGTCGCCACCGTGGCGGAGCTCGCCGCGGCGTTGAAGGACGCCGGCGGCGCGATTGCGCTCGATCTGTTTCGCGGCGGCTCAAAACTGTTCCTGGTGATCGGTTAAGCGGCCGCCGCGCGTGTGAATGGCGAACGTTGAAGGGAGAATGAGATGAGGACAATTGCTCGATGGATCACTGCAGCAGCATTGGCCCTTGGAGCGACATCTGCATGCACACAGGCTGTTGCTCAGGACCAGCAACAGGAAGTCGCCAAGCTTACCGGCTTCTGGCTCACGACACCGCATCCTGAACTGGCGATCCGCCCGGGAGAAACCGAAACGATTCCGCTGACGCTGCGCAATGCCAATTTGCCGCCGCAGCGGGCGTCACTTGAAGTTACAGGCATCCCCGATGGTTGGGGGTGGTCGCTGAAGGGCGGCAACCGCGAGGTTTCGGCTGTCATCGTGGCGCCTGATGCGACACAGGAAATCAGCCTGGAAGTGACGCCGCCGGAGGGCGCTAGCGGCGAGACCGTTCCGATCAACGTGAAAGCGCGATACACAAACCAGACCATAGATCTTCCCCTTGCGGTGAAGCTATCGGAGGCAGCGGAGGGTGGCCTTGAGCTGAAATCCGAGTTGCCGGCTCTGAGAGGCACGGCCAGCTCCACCTTCAGTTTCAAGATCGAAGCCACCAATGGTGGCGCGGAGGAGAACTTGTTCAGTCTCGCCGCCAACGTGCCCGAGGGATTTCAGTCACGCTTCAAGCGCGGCTATGGCGCGGAAGAGATCACCGGCTTGCCGATCGAGGCCGGTGCGAGCGAGAACCTGACATTAGAAGTCACGCCGCCGAGGTCAGCGCCGGCTGGCCGCTATCCGGTCGTGGTGGAGGTAGCGGGTGGTGGAACCAGCGCTACGGCCGAGCTGAGTATCGAAGTAACTGGCCAACCGGACGTTACGCTGACTGGCCCGCAGGAACGCCTCTCGGGACAGGCAGAGGCCGGCAAGGAGGCGAGCTTCCCGTTTACGCTCGCCAACAATGGCAGCGCGCCTGCGACCGACATCGAACTGTCGGCCACTCCCCCGTCAGGCTGGAAAGTCGAATTCGAGCCCGAGCGCGTCGATCTGATCGCGCCCGATGCCACGAGACAGGTGAACGTCAGGATTACCCCTTCTGAAAAGGCGATAGCGGGCGACTACATGGTCTCGGTGCGCGCGAGCGGCGGACCCGTGTCTGAGTCGGCTCAGTTCCGCGTCACCGTCAACACGTCGACGATTTGGGGCATGGCGGGGCTTGGCGTCATTGCAACCGCGGTGCTCGTGCTCGGTCTTGCTGTAATGAGGTATGGACGGCGATGAGCACGGCGGTCGTAGAGGCAAAAGGACTGGTGAAGCGCTACGGCTCCGCCGTGGCTGTTGCCGGAATCGATTTGTCGGTTCGTGCCGGAGAAGTCGTCGGCTTGCTCGGACCAAACGGCGCCGGCAAGACGACCACGATCCTGATGCTGCTGGGCTTGACCGAGCCGACCGAGGGCAGCGTGCGCATTCTCGGTAAGGACCCGCTGCAGCAGCCGCTCGAGGTGAAGCGAGAGGCAGGCTATCTGCCAGACGCCGTCGGATTTTACGACAGCATGTCAGGAAGAGAAAACCTCGCCTATACCGCTCGCCTTGCCGGCATGTCTTCCGAGCTTGCAAGGGAACGCATCGCCGCGGCGCTCGACAAGGTGCGGCTGACTGAGGTGGCTGACCGGCGTGTCGGCACGTACTCCCGTGGCATGCGTCAGCGGCTCGGTCTGGCCGAACTTCTGATGCGCAAGTGCTCCGTCGCCATCCTCGACGAACCGACCTCGGGCCTCGATCCACAGTCGACCGAGGAATTGCTCGATCTGATCAAGGCGCTGAGCCGCGACGGCATGACGATCCTGCTGTCGTCGCACATGCTCAACGTGGTGCAAACGGTCTGCGATCGCATTGCGTTGTTTAGCAACGGCAGGATCGGATTCCTCGGCACCATCGAAGAGCTCGCCGATAAGATCGGTGGAGGCGCATTCATCATCGATGTCGAGGCCGATGGCATCGACCTTTCCGAACTCGGCACGTCGGCCGAGGGCGTGAAGTCGATCGTGGCCGGTCGCCAGGGCCATTGGCTGGTCGAAGCCGAACGCGATGTTCGCCCGGAGCTCGCCCGCCTCATCGTTGATGCTGGTGGTTCCCTGAAGAATTTGGACCTGCGCCGGGCGCGGCTCGACCAAGCCTATAGTCGGTATTTCCGGGAGGTTGTCCATGACGCGTGAAGGTTCCCCCTTCAAGGGCACGGCAACGATTGCCTTCAAGGAAGCGGCCGATCATATGACCAGCGCGCGGATGCATCTGATCATGCTGCTCGTGCTGCTGACCGCGATCGGCGCCGTCTATGGTGCGATTGGGCGCATCACCGCAACGACAGCCGAGGATCCTTTCCTGTTCCTGAAGCTGTTGACGGAGGCGCGCGAGCCGCTTCCATCCTTCGCCGCCTTGCTTGGCTTTCTGTTGCCGCTGGTGGCGATCGCGCTGGGTTTCGACGCAGTCAACGGCGAATACGCCCGGCGGACAATGAGCCGGCTCCTGGCGCAGCCGATCTACCGCGATGCGGTGCTGTTCGGAAAGTTCCTCGGTGGCTTGCTTGTTATCGCCATCGCGCTGCTGACGCTCTGGCTGCTCATGACAGGCCTCGGCATCCTGTTCCTCGGTCTGCCTCCGTCGGCCGCCGACATCGTGCGGGGTGTGGCCTATCTCGCCGCGACGCTCGCCTACGCCGGTGTCTGGCTGGCGCTGGCGATCGCCTTCTCGACCTTGATCCGCTCGCCGGCGACCTCGGCATTGGCCGCCCTGTCGGTCTGGCTGGTGCTTGCGGTGTTCTGGGACATGATCGCGCCGCTGTTTGCAGGCGCGCTGGCTCCCATCGATCCGCTCGAGCCGATGACGGTGGTCACGCAGTTCGAAACGCAGCAGGCCATCAGCAGGTTCTCGCCTCAGACGCTTTACGGCGAAATCACCGGAATGCTGTTGAACCCCTCGGCGCGCTCGGTCGGCCCCTTGTTCTTCGATCAAGTCCAAGGCGCGATTGCCGGCGCACCGCTACCGACCGTGCAAAGCCTGCTGGTCGTATGGCCGCAGCTCTCGGGACTGGTCGCGGCGATGATCCTGCTCTTCACCCTGGCCTATGTCATCTTCCAGCGTCAGGAGGTCAGGGCATGATCGTTGCCGGGTGCTTCGTCACCCGCAAACTTGATGTCGCGTGAATGGAGGAGAACGATGGAGCACCATCGCTTTCGACATCCGGTCCCAATCTTCGTAGGTCTCGGATTTCCGGCCGAGATCCACGGCGTGAGCGAGGCCTACGCCTGGCTGAATGAGTGGCCGCCGTCAAAGCGGAATCCGGCTCACGCCATCGCGCTCAATGCCTGCAAAGCGGCAATCGCGGGCGAGATCGATGCCGAGGTCGCTCGCACGGCGCTTGTTGCCTGCGCGCGGCGGGCCAATCTCCTCGCGCCTGACGCCGGCACGATCGTCGGCGCGAACAGACCGACTCAGTCGACGTCGTTTCACAGGCCGGCGGCTGTAAACTGACCCGGTTATCGAGGCAGCGTCGATGCCGATCACCGCCGTGAACACCCAGACCACCGGCACTATCCTTGTCGCGTGACAATGACGGAAAGCGCCCGCCTGACTTCCTGGCGAACTTCATCGGGCTGATGACGGAGGGCGTCGGCTAACGTTCTAAGCTCGCGCCTCAAACCGTAGAGCTGATCCAGCAGCGCTAGGATGATCGGCACGGCGTCATCGTTGACGTTCATGTCATCGCGCAGCTCACAAACCAGACGGATTCGAGCGATGTCGACATCATCAAACAATGGAGCGGTCGCTACTTGAGACGGCACGATCCAGCCGCGGCGCACCCACTGGCGCAACTGTCTGGCGGTGAGAGTGCGGAAAAGTTCGAGAACCTGTCCTTCTGTCAGTCTCATGAGGCCCTCCTCAGCGCTTCGCGCGGATCGTAGGGATGTGCCCGGCTCCAGGTTTCCACGAGGCTTTCGAGAGCCGGATCTATCTTGTCGGGCAGAACCACTTGCAGCTTGATGCGCTGGTCACCGGCGGGGCCATGTCCACTCTTGACGCCCTTACCCCTGAGACGCAGTACATCCCCGGTGTTCGCCCCCTTCGGCACCGTCATCGACACCCGTCCGGAGACGGTAGGCACCTCGATCTTTGCGCCAAGCACCGCTTCGTAGAGTGTAATTGGCAGATCGATTTCGATGTCGTCGCCGTTGCGCCGGAAGAGCGGGTGAGAGCGGACTCTAATTTCGACGATGGCATCTCCACCCGCCCCGCCGCCACTCCCCGGCGCTCCCTTTCCTCTCAGCCGCAGCTTGCTGCCATCACGCGTCCCGGGCGGAATGGTCAGAGCGAGGGTGTTTCCGTCGGATAGGGTGATGCGGCGGCGGGCGCCATTAACGGCATCGAGAAACTCGACCTCCAATTGGTAATAAAGGTCCTGCCCGCGTGCTTGGAAACCACCCCCTCCCCGGCCACGGCCGAACAGATCGGAGAAGATATCGGACAGATCCTCGAATTCGCCCGCGCCGCCCGCCGATGTGTACCGGCCGGCCTGATTGGTGTCGGCGTAATTCCCGTAGAAACGCTGCTGGGGTTGCTCCATTCCGGAAGCATCGATCTCGCCGCGGTCAAAACGGGCGCGCTGCTCAAGATCGTTCAGTAGATGATAGGCTGCCGAAAGCGTCTTGAATTGGGCCTCCACCTTCTTGTCGCCCGGATGCAGGTCCGGATGCAGTTCCTTTGCGCGCTTGCGGTAGGCCTTTCGAATCTCGCTCTGCGTGGCCGTACGCGGAACGCCGAGAATCTGGTACGGATCTTCACTCACCTTATCACTCCGCCATGTTGACCTGCGCGCCGAGCGCCCCGCATTCTGGAGATGGCTGCGTCGAATTGCGCAGTCGTTCAGTCCAGCTCCTTCAGGCCCAAGTTGCCGTACTCGGCGTGCGGTCAAGGGGTTCTGTTCAATATGGCCGTTGTGGTCTGATTTGCCAGCCTCGCCGCTGTCACCGGAATCACAATATGAGAAGGTGGCGCACGACACGGCGGGGGCCTTCGATGAAACGGCAGCCGTAGAATGCGGCAAAAATTTGCCCAGCCTGATCGAACTGACATCAGACCCCGCGGCATTGAGGAAGTCGTCCATGACACAAAGGAAGCAGTCGACAGGCCGGCTTGAGTCGCTTGTCCGGATGCACTGAACCAGCGCGTCGGGTACCCCCCTCTCCGCGATCTTTTGAGCACAGAACGGGCATTCGCTGAGGTTTGCCAAGCCTCCTCTCGACCCGTTGCGGACTTCGGTAGTACTTAATCAGAATGGCCGAATACCGAGCCGAAAGCGGCTTTTTGACCGAGCCCGCGACATGCGTTTCAGCCGCTGCAGGTGCTCCTCAATGAGGGCAAGGTCGCAATATAGCACAAGTGGTCGCACTTCACGTTTCAGAACGCCCGCTAAGCTGAAGCGCGCGCGGAACATCGCGACGTTGCAGCGATTGGGTGTACAAAGCGGGAGTCAATCGAATGTCAGCCATTGCGCGAGATCCTGTTTTAAATAGCACCCTGCCCTCCGACCCGCGGATCAGTGCGGCCGGCCTTGAACGTCGAGCGGTGCACGGCCGGAGCAGCCCTTTCACAGCAGCCGTCGCCAGCGGAACGATTGCGAGCCTGACGACGACGGCGGTGCTCTCCCTACTGGCCAGATTGGAGGGACGGAGCATTTTCCAGCCAGCCAATGCCACGAGCCATTGGCTTCATGGCGAGAAAGCCGGCCACGTCAGGGTCGCGGACACGAAGCACACGTTGGTCGGCTACTGCACTCATCACCTGTCGGCGATCTTTTGGGCTCTGCCCTTCGAAGCATGGCTTTCGGCCGACCGCTCCGGGAAAGCGACCTTCACACTGCGCAAGGCGGCGATAACTGCCGCGTTTGCCTACCTGGTCGACTATCACCTGGTTCCGGAGCGGCTGACCCCCGGTTGGGAGACCGTTATCTCGAAGAGATCGATTGGACTGACCTACGTCGCAATGGCGCTCGGTCTGGCGGCGGGAGCCATGGTGTCACGGTCGCAACGCCCGAATGCCGACAAATGAAACGTCCTGACCGGCGCCGACGGCGGCATTGCGGTATCCACCTGTCGAGACGACCTCTTAGGCAGTCAGCGATACCTGCCCATCAGCTTCGATCCGGCGCGAGATTGCAGATTTCCAGCTTCGGTGCATAGAAAAGATGCCTCGACGCATGCCGCCATAAAGCAGTTCCTTGCGGAACTCACATATTCGGCGTGACGCAATGCTTCGCGACAGGCTCGAACGGCACGTGCGTGCAGCGGTCCATGGCTCGGCCATTCGTTCTCCAGGAAATCGAGGGCATCATACGGCCCACAGAATTGACGTCTCATGCCGTTTTGCAGCGTTACCCACAGGGGTCCACGCCAAGGCGCTTCCTTCATTTTCGGACCTCCTCAAAGGTCGTACTCAGAACCGCCAACCCATCCTGTTCGTTCCCTACACTACAGTGATTCTTTGCCGGTGGTTGCCATTCCGGTCCGACTGCGTTTCACTGGCGGCCCTTTCCTGCTCCTGGCGACTCCGTTGTCCGACTGTTCCTGAGAAGCGGCGCCGACGCCGCCTTGGCGTTCAAGTTCCTCGGTAGCCTGCTGCCAGTGGCGCTCATGGTCTCCGTCAAGTCGGCCCTCGCGCTACCAAATCTCGTAGGCACGCCTGCGAACACGTTCGTCCATTTCGTTGTCGGTTCCCATCATTTTCTCCCTGTTACTTGCGCAGCAGATGCTGCGTCCCTCAGATTCTTCTCGTCGGGATTGCGCTCCTTTTTCGATGGTGAGCTCTTTGCCGGCTTTGGAGAAGCGGCCGATTTGTTGTCTTGCGCGCTCCTTTTCAGTTCTCGTTCGATCGTTTCCCGAGAGCCCTCGGCCGGGTCTTCGCTCCGTTTCTTGCCGTCAACCATGATTGCTCCTCCGGCTCTGATGATCGGTGCGAAAAGCAGGTCCGTGCAAACCAAGCAAAAACGAAGATGTTCCCCCCTCTCAGATGGACATGCCGCTCCGACGAAGCCCGTAACCTTTGTGGATGCTTCGGGTTCGATTTCCGCAAGGACAAGAACGAAAGGCACGCCAACCGTGGCTTGCGGTGCCGCAATCCATCGCGGGACACAGGCTGCATCCGGTTCAATACGGGCCGGGGCTCCATTGCCGACACCTAAGTGTTTGACGAACCCCAGAATTGAAGTGGTTCGGAATTTCCTTCGATGCAGTCTGTTCCGGACTTCATCTCTGCGCCAGGTCGGGGTGCAAGCCGGCGTTTTGTATCGACGGAACTAAATTGAACAGTGCGCGTTTAGTACCGCCGCAAATGGCAGATATACGTAAGGAAGCGGTGTTCTGAACGCCCCCAAATGAATGCCGCTCCCGGTTTTTCAGTCCATGGCTTGTAAACAAGGCAGTGTCCGTTTTACGCGCGGGCACTGCTTAGTCGCGGCAGCTCCGCCGAAGCAAGCGAGACGCGAAGCATGATGATATTCGATGACGACGTGGAGGCGGCGCTAGCTCTCGCCTCCGAAGAACTCCAGATGACGCGGGAAGAGCTGATGCGCGTGCTCGTTCGCGAGTGCCTGGAGTCATATGCTTACCTGCCCCTCAACGACGACGAGGGCAGCGAGACTGCGGGAGGCGCCTAGGTATCGCCGCGGAATCACACCGCTCTTTTGCGCCAAGCTGCCACCGTTCAGGCGAACCCTGATCCTCTTAAACGGAGGAGCCGCAGCTTCCCGCTTTCCGTCCAGGCGATATTCCACCTCGGCGACCAGCAGCGTCTGAACGAAGACGCCGCCGTCGCAATGATCTCCTCGAGCGATTCCGCGCATCTTCGCCAACTCGGCATATTCCAGCCCCTGCCGCAGCCGCCGACATATACAAGCTCGCCACCTTTCGCGCTCCCAGCGGCAGCCGACCCATCGCACCTTCATCCGTTCTCAGCGCGGTTCTCTACGGACAGCGGCGGAACCTTCGGCGTCTTAGCCGGACGAGCTCGGTCAAGCCGGCGGTGCCACAGCCGGAACACTGTATGTCAGGCAGCCCGCTGCGGGAGCACCGCCGACCATGATCGCGCCACTTCGATAAAGCTGATAGGCCAAGACAGGAGACTCAAATCTGACGACCCACAGAGTTCCGCTGGCATCCGTCGAGACCACGGAGCCGTTCGCGGCAGCGATCGCCTGCACTATCGCGCTTGCCGAGTTGTTTTCGCCGAACAGAACCGCTTGGGGCGAACCTCTCGCTGCCGGAAGCAAGCTGGCGACGGCAGCGCCGATGGCGACCGCGGACAGACCGAATATCAGAACGGTTGGACGCGACCGTAGCGGTCCTTTCGGGAACCGCCAGCCAAGCAACAGCGGCCCGATTCCGAAGACGGCAAACCAAAGCAGGTCCCAGAAGAGCGGGTTTGGGCTGTCCATCTTGACGCGGTGCAGGCCGAGCAGCCAGTGCGAAAGAACCGCGTCCAAGACGTGCCAGGCACCGAAACCCATTAAAGTCCAAGCCATGGCAGTTCCGACGGTGAACTCAGACATCTCCGGGTCGCGGCGCTGCCGCCACAAGAGCCCAAGGCCGACGAGCAGCAGGACATACATGGCAAGATGAAAAATGCCGTCGGCCATCACCTGGAGCCGCAGGTCGGCCGCGCGACTCGCTAAGCCGGAGAGCAGGTGATGCCATTGTAGAATCTGGTGCAGGAGTATCCCGTCGAAGAAGCCACCGATCGACACGCCAAGGGCAAAGCAGCCGATGAGCCGTGATCTTTGTGTACGGGGCAAGTTCATCCCTCCATCATCCGGCCAACCGGGTCGGCGACGGGAGCGGTGCAACGTGCCCGCCACCAATTGCCCGACGGCATACTCGTGCTCAAACGGCGTGTTGCTTTCGTCTCACATCTGTTCCGCTTGAGCGCCGCTGTCCGGCTTTGCCCTGGCAAGGATGGGCTTCTGTCCCATCGCCATCGTCGGAACAGATTTGAAGCTGCCCTTGCCATCGATGGACTGGCCCTGCGACCATCGCCCAGCTACGGCGTCGGTGCCGTCCTGCTGGTATCCGAGGAAGGCGTAGCTGAACTCCAATTGTTCCTGCTCCTGGGGGAAGCTGTTCGGGATGGGAAAAGCCCCCGCCTGGCCGCCAAGGTCTTCGAGGGCCGCAAGCCACTGATTCTGATGCATGGTGTCCCTCGCAATGAGGAAGGAAAGCATGTCCTTCATGCCAGGATCGCTCGTCATTCCGTAGAGCCGCACGGCCAGCACGCGACCGGTCGCTTCTGCCGCGACATTGGCGGTCATATCCGCAGCGATGTTGCCGCTGGCATAGATGTGGGACATGTCGAAGGGCACACCATCCGAATCGACCGGCATCGCTGCCAGACCGGAGGACAGCAGATTCTTGAGATTGATGCCGCCGAGGACTGCACCGCCGACCGGATCGGCCGCAACCTCCTCGCGGATGCTCAAGGGTGCGCCCTCGAGGTTCAGCGCGACTGCCGTCGCCAGCATCTCGATGTGACCAAGCTCCTCCGCGGCGGTATTCATCAGGAGGTCGCGGAACTTGGTATCGCCGCGTGATCCGCAGGCCTGGAAGAAGTACTGCATGGCAACGCGAATTTCGCCCTCGACGCCGCCAATCGCCTGTTGCAGCGCGCGGGCGAACAAAGGGTCGGCGGTTTCCACTCGCACGGGGTATTGAAGCTTGCCGTCGGTAAAGAACATCATCGCCTCCTCGGTGAAAAGCGCCTAACAAAACGCCTGGAGCCTTGTTCCCGGGAGAGGGAAATCCGTTGCCCAGCCTACGGATTGGCGGTGATCAAGCGTTGCCGCGGCGATGTTCGAATGGCTGACGCCGCTTGCATCGACCAAATAGACTGCGCCACTGCCTATCACCTTGAACTTGTGTCCCTCCTCGAGCCAGGATGAAATCAAGGCGAACTGGTCGAAGCTCACGGCGGAGCAGCAGAACCAGATCAAGCGGGATTGCAACACGATGCAAACCGCGGCGGCCGCGGGAGGCGGAAGCGCATCAGACTCAAGCGGGTCAGCGGCTGGAACTACGCCCAGGTTTCGGGTGAAACCACTGCAAGCACGACCACTGGATCAACGTCATCCGGTTCGGCAGCGGGCACTTCCGCCAGCGGCGGCACGATGACGGTCGCGCAACTCTGCACCATGGTCAACTCGATGTAGAGCTGGCCAGCGGTATCGCGGGAGACTCCGGCACTCTCGCGATACCGCCATCCGCAGGGGCAAATGCTTCTCAAAGCCAGACTCTATAGCCCTCACGTGTGCTGGTGAGGCTCATCCGTGTGCCGCCCACCATATTGTTCGTCGAGTTCTTTGATAAGGGTTTGGCCCTTCTTGCGATCCACCAGTTTAAGAAGCTCGTCCAGCTTTGCTTCCATTCGATCGGAACCCTCCTTCGATTGGGGAGATCCCACGAACAGCAGGAAGGCTAGCCCACCAACCTGCCAGAGCAACTGAAGGAATTCCGACTGCCAGTTTTCCAGCGTGTCGCGCGACATCTCAATGATGTAGCCGCCGGAGTCTGCCGGTTGCCCAAGAGCGCTCTGCTCGTCGACATACGCGAACCAGCCGAATATCCAGTGGCCGACGATGGACAAGGCAAAAAAAGCGAACGTGATCCAGGCATAGCTATAGGCTCGCCAGATGGATCGTGATTTCGGTTCGATCATGGGAAGACACCCTTGTGCTTTGCACATCCAGTTCTGTGTACGTCAGAGAGGATGCAATCCTATGGACATTGCAATTTGCAGATCCAACGACGCCGCAGCACCTTTGTTCCTCCACGCTGGTTCAATCGAAATTGTCATCCTTCGCAGGCTAACACGAGCGCGCCGGCGCCGATCGACCCGGTAAGCTCGCGCAATGCGTTCCGTCTATTGCCCAGCCAGTTTCTGGGCATGTTCGAGGTGACGCTGAACAATCGGAGATGCCTTGGCCGCATGCGCTTTCAGGGGCTCACTGTCGCCGGTTTGGGCATAGCTTTGCATGAGCTTCAGAGCCTCCTGGTGCGCCATGAGTTGGGCTTCGATGTAGGCCTTGTCGAAAGCATCGCCTTGCGCATTCTGGAGTTTGTTCAATTGTGCGGCGTGCTTGTCGATCATCTGGGTCGGAACAGTGATTTTTGCGTCTGCGGCGGCAACCTTC
This genomic window contains:
- a CDS encoding ABC transporter permease, whose translation is MTREGSPFKGTATIAFKEAADHMTSARMHLIMLLVLLTAIGAVYGAIGRITATTAEDPFLFLKLLTEAREPLPSFAALLGFLLPLVAIALGFDAVNGEYARRTMSRLLAQPIYRDAVLFGKFLGGLLVIAIALLTLWLLMTGLGILFLGLPPSAADIVRGVAYLAATLAYAGVWLALAIAFSTLIRSPATSALAALSVWLVLAVFWDMIAPLFAGALAPIDPLEPMTVVTQFETQQAISRFSPQTLYGEITGMLLNPSARSVGPLFFDQVQGAIAGAPLPTVQSLLVVWPQLSGLVAAMILLFTLAYVIFQRQEVRA
- a CDS encoding DUF982 domain-containing protein encodes the protein MEHHRFRHPVPIFVGLGFPAEIHGVSEAYAWLNEWPPSKRNPAHAIALNACKAAIAGEIDAEVARTALVACARRANLLAPDAGTIVGANRPTQSTSFHRPAAVN
- a CDS encoding chaperone modulator CbpM; translation: MRLTEGQVLELFRTLTARQLRQWVRRGWIVPSQVATAPLFDDVDIARIRLVCELRDDMNVNDDAVPIILALLDQLYGLRRELRTLADALRHQPDEVRQEVRRALSVIVTRQG
- a CDS encoding DnaJ C-terminal domain-containing protein is translated as MSEDPYQILGVPRTATQSEIRKAYRKRAKELHPDLHPGDKKVEAQFKTLSAAYHLLNDLEQRARFDRGEIDASGMEQPQQRFYGNYADTNQAGRYTSAGGAGEFEDLSDIFSDLFGRGRGGGGFQARGQDLYYQLEVEFLDAVNGARRRITLSDGNTLALTIPPGTRDGSKLRLRGKGAPGSGGGAGGDAIVEIRVRSHPLFRRNGDDIEIDLPITLYEAVLGAKIEVPTVSGRVSMTVPKGANTGDVLRLRGKGVKSGHGPAGDQRIKLQVVLPDKIDPALESLVETWSRAHPYDPREALRRAS
- a CDS encoding DUF982 domain-containing protein, translating into MKEAPWRGPLWVTLQNGMRRQFCGPYDALDFLENEWPSHGPLHARAVRACREALRHAEYVSSARNCFMAACVEASFLCTEAGNLQSRAGSKLMGRYR
- a CDS encoding DUF2243 domain-containing protein; translation: MPRTQRSRLIGCFALGVSIGGFFDGILLHQILQWHHLLSGLASRAADLRLQVMADGIFHLAMYVLLLVGLGLLWRQRRDPEMSEFTVGTAMAWTLMGFGAWHVLDAVLSHWLLGLHRVKMDSPNPLFWDLLWFAVFGIGPLLLGWRFPKGPLRSRPTVLIFGLSAVAIGAAVASLLPAARGSPQAVLFGENNSASAIVQAIAAANGSVVSTDASGTLWVVRFESPVLAYQLYRSGAIMVGGAPAAGCLTYSVPAVAPPA
- a CDS encoding manganese catalase family protein, with the translated sequence MFFTDGKLQYPVRVETADPLFARALQQAIGGVEGEIRVAMQYFFQACGSRGDTKFRDLLMNTAAEELGHIEMLATAVALNLEGAPLSIREEVAADPVGGAVLGGINLKNLLSSGLAAMPVDSDGVPFDMSHIYASGNIAADMTANVAAEATGRVLAVRLYGMTSDPGMKDMLSFLIARDTMHQNQWLAALEDLGGQAGAFPIPNSFPQEQEQLEFSYAFLGYQQDGTDAVAGRWSQGQSIDGKGSFKSVPTMAMGQKPILARAKPDSGAQAEQM
- a CDS encoding DUF6766 family protein — protein: MIEPKSRSIWRAYSYAWITFAFFALSIVGHWIFGWFAYVDEQSALGQPADSGGYIIEMSRDTLENWQSEFLQLLWQVGGLAFLLFVGSPQSKEGSDRMEAKLDELLKLVDRKKGQTLIKELDEQYGGRHTDEPHQHT
- a CDS encoding DUF4142 domain-containing protein, which encodes MRVINIAIAAALIAGASHVNAQQMSSEGFVTMAASSDMFEVQSGQLAAKNSKEASVQQFAEMMVADHTKASQELKVAAADAKITVPTQMIDKHAAQLNKLQNAQGDAFDKAYIEAQLMAHQEALKLMQSYAQTGDSEPLKAHAAKASPIVQRHLEHAQKLAGQ